In Panicum virgatum strain AP13 chromosome 4N, P.virgatum_v5, whole genome shotgun sequence, a single window of DNA contains:
- the LOC120671438 gene encoding trigger factor-like protein TIG, Chloroplastic yields MELATTAATAVASASRPHGPFSPPPAVSVSVSWTTPSLPSTSRSLSTSSSASTSRRRRRWLPVASAAVELREAASGGGDSVRVTETPQPGSSVKFSVEVPTSIIQECYQLTLQEYAKRFKVPGFRPGKIIPENLLINYVGPQHVQDATIEAILKHTLPQALSSVEDRALEDSVRILTQFDDMRSSFTLDDVFRYDVAVDVAPEVRWLSEDKYKNLKIVVEIDEAVDAEKAAEKELQRRHKALGLLRIVADRGLQIGDLVVLDIFAESINRDGSKGEKISSAESTGFHLDTEENNNLVPGFLGSLIGIRPGETRSFPIQFPESFEQESLRGVRAQFTVDCKDLFYRELPEMDDSLAGKLLPGCNTITEVRQRILERCKEVEKTAIEQATDNAILDQLGKLVEVDVPRALFQEQGQQLYGAKLLQLQAERKLDKDQLASLSSQRSVQAYLEEEKENITRIIKQMLAVGDIFKSENLQYSTEQLIKEVENSVAEFKQYNQDYDEDNIKQQVQDVLEAAKVLEWLKENCTIEYVRR; encoded by the exons ATGGagctcgccaccaccgccgcgacCGCAgtcgcctccgcctcgcgccccCATGGCCCCTTCTCACCCCCTCCGGCGGTATCAGTCTCCGTCTCGTGGACCACCCCTTCGCTCCCCTCCACCTCCCGCTCTCTCtccacgtcctcctccgcctccacctcgcggcggcgacggcggtggctcCCCGTCGCCTCGGCCGCTGTGGAGCTCCGGGAGGCCGCGTCTGGGGGCGGCGACTCCGTCCGCGTCACCGAGACGCCTCAGCCTGGGTCCAGT GTTAAGTTCAGCGTGGAGGTGCCTACCTCGATCATTCAGGAGTGTTACCAATTAACGCTGCAGGAGTACGCAAAACGTTTCAAG GTTCCTGGATTTCGGCCTGGGAAGATCATTCCAGAGAACCTTCTTATAAACTATGTAGGACCGCAACATGTACAGGATGCCACAATTGAAGCTATCCTAAAACATACACTTCCTCAAGCATTATCCTCA GTAGAGGACAGGGCATTAGAAGATTCTGTTCGCATTCTGACTCAGTTTGATGATATGAGAAGTTCTTTCACACTTGATGATGTGTTTAG GTATGATGTTGCTGTGGATGTTGCCCCTGAAGTCCGATGGTTATCTGAAGACAAATATAAGAACCTCAAAATTGTCGTTGAAATAGATGAAGCTGTTGATGCAGAAAAGGCAGCAGAAAAAGAGCTCCAGCGTCGTCACAAAGCACTGGGCTTACTTAGAATAGTGGCTGACAGAGGCCTCCAG ATTGGTGATCTGGTGGTACTAGATATATTTGCAGAAAGTATTAACAGGGATGGATCTAAAGGTGAAAAAATTTCATCTGCTGAGAGTACAG GTTTCCACTTGGACACTGAGGAAAACAATAACCTTGTTCCTGGATTTCTTGGTTCGTTGATTGGGATTCGTCCTGGTGAGACTAGATCGTTTCCTATTCAGTTCCCTGAGTCATTTGAGCAAGAAAGCCTACGAGGTGTTCGTGCACAATTCACT GTTGACTGTAAAGATCTCTTCTATAGAGAGCTGCCAGAAATGGATGATTCGCTTGCTGGAAAGCTCCTTCCAGGATGCAATACCATAACTGAG GTTCGACAACGTATATTGGAAAGATGTAAAGAAGTGGAGAAAACAGCCATAGAACAAGCAACAGATAACGCAATCCTTGATCAACTCGGAAAG TTGGTTGAAGTTGATGTTCCACGTGCCTTGTTTCAAGAACAAGGCCAACAACTTTATGGAGCCAAACTTCTGCAGCTTCAG GCAGAAAGGAAGCTAGATAAAGACCAGCTAGCATCCCTATCGAGCCAGAGGTCAGTTCAGGCATATCTagaagaggaaaaggagaaCATTACTAGAATCATTAAACAAATGCTGGCTGTTGGTGACATTTTCAAGTCCGAAAATTTGCAG TACTCAACTGAACAGCTCATCAAGGAAGTTGAAAACTCTGTGGCAGAGTTCAAACAGTACAATCAAGACTATGATGAGGACAACATCAAGCAGCAG GTCCAGGATGTTCTAGAGGCAGCGAAGGTGCTTGAATGGCTCAAGGAGAACTGCACGATCGAGTACGTCAGAAGATGA